Sequence from the Argentina anserina chromosome 7, drPotAnse1.1, whole genome shotgun sequence genome:
TGAAAGAAGGACTTATGGTAACTATCTACTAATAGAAATTTCACAAAGTTCAGCAATCATGTCAAGTCTTTTTAGATTCGACTTTGTGATTATCACCTTCTTTCTACTTCATTCAGGTTGGGATATCATCCGGAGCCAACACTGTGGCAGCCCTTGAGCTTGCTAAAAAGCCAGAAAACAAAGGAAAACTTATAGTGGTAAGTGCAACTTTTCAATCAGATGTCTCTACACATATGATCAATTTTACTTAACAATGATCTAAAACCCCATCACCTAGCTGTCTATGCGCTGCAAGACAGTCGTCCGCCCTAGGAGCACCTAGCAAGTTTTCGAACCTTGCTTATAAGACATCCCCTGACATCCTGTAATCTTGTAAGATGGGATCATTATTGAAAGAAactttaataatcaatctttctatttttatttttagactATTCATGCAAGTTTCGGGGAGCGTTACTTGTCATCTGTCCTGTTTGAAGAGTTAAGGAAGGAAGCTGAAAACATGCAGCCAGTCTCAGTTGACTAATTTCTTGAGTAGAACTGTTCAAACTGATGTTTGTGAATTGCAAACCTGTTGTACCAATGTACTGATTGATTTCTGTTGCAATGAGACAAGGACAATAATGTatcaaatgtctcatcattaGCAGCTTGATTTAAATTCCAAAACTGTATCCTGTTATTGTAATTTGTAATTCATTGTGATTCTCAGAAGTTCAGATCATATATACAAGCTGATATTACATCAAAAAAGTAGCACTGCAGCACCATCCTTCCCAGATGAACTGTACGATGAAAATTTTCTTACAGTAATATTTTCGAGGCAATTAAACCATTGATGAACTGTAAGAGGAGAATTAAGTGTAAATTAAAGCCCTAAAGTCtgaaacaaatcaaaacaataaacaatGAAAACTTGAGATGTTGTAGAATAGGAAATTCAGAAATTAGGAACAGTGTAGAAAATCTATTTCCTCTTGAATTGATCATTAGGAGATTACAACCTCAATCTAcaataactaccatatcaAATCTGATCCTATAATACAGCTAAACACAATTATGACAAATATCAAAACTGATGCTAGAATTACAAtcacatatttatgatttAACCCATGATATTACTATATTAGGGATATTAGATGTGGAAGATTCTGGTTCATTAACAAACAGTCCTTCATCCAACTTTGTCATGGGATATCAGAAATCTAGGCGATGGAAAGAGCAACTGAGCAAAGGAAGATCTACACTTTCCGGCCACTCTCTATGTCCCTCTCCTTCCCCAAATTCTCTGAAGCGCACTACGATTCTactgagaaaataaaaatagcgTTCGCTGACCGTTGAATCCTATTCCTAGCCTCCGTTGCCTTACTCTGACCTTTTGAACCCTTAATGCGCCAGTAATTATAGCCACTCCAGAAGGTCGTCTCTTAGTGGATGGTAACCAAATTTGCCATGACCAAAACCATTCGTCAACCATGCATTTTACTACTGTGCCCTCCGTTTTACCTGATTACTGAGTCTTATGATACCCCCAAAGCTACATATCTCACTAATCTGAAATTTCGGCAGTTCAGTAATTAACTAATTATCAAATGAGAAAAACGGAGCAGAAGATCACCATGTGGAATCTGGAAATAAGAGCATGTTGAAATACTTGATTCAAAGGAGACGTCGCATTTCATCACCAACCATTTCAATTGACAGAGGTAACAGTCGGATTATTTTTCTATATAAACCCTTCAAGCACTCATGTTCTCTCATCACCTTCTCATCTTCCAGTTTATACATTTAACTTAGCACATTGCACGTTGAAGTTGAAGGATAGCTATACTACTATTTTAAGATACGAAAATGGCTTTCATCAGTTACACTACACAAGGCTTCATCCTCCTCCTAGCTGCTGCTTCTCTATTGGCAGTGAGCGAGGCCAAAACCATTGTCGTCGGAGGGAGTGAAGGCTGGCGTTTTGGCTTCAACTACACAGAATGGGTCCTCCAAAACAGCCCTTTCTACATTAACGATGAACTGGGTAAGTTCCATTTGAATGAACGTACATTGCATCATTTGCACGTATCATGCATGTCATTTAATTAGTATTGCTCACCCTGCGATTGTTAAAATGCTGCAGTTTTCAAGTATGATCCCCCAAGTGAGAAGAACAGCGGCTACAGCGTGTACCTGCTGCCAAACCTTTATAGCTACATAAGCTGTGACTTCAGCAAAGCTAAGATATTGGCCGGTCCAAACCAGGGAGCCGGCAAGGGCTTCAAAGTTGAGCTTAACCAGTGGAGGCCTTACTACTTTGCCAGCGGTGACAAAGATGGCTACAATTGCAAGGACGGACTCATGAAGCTCTTCGCTGTGCCACTTCCGCATTGGAACAACTGATGATTCATATTCACAATCAGCATGATCCGCATTGGAATAACTATACACACATACACATACATTTACAGTCTTACACATACCCCACACGCACCCCAGATTGATTCGTATTATGTATTGAATAATTCTGGATGAATCTGAGTGAGAATAATGAATACGGTGATcgatcttcttctttctttttgacaATATTAGTatactttcttcttcttttttgagaAGAATTAGTGCATGTATACTTGGAAGCTTCTTTGAACCATAAGTTCTTTTCTACCCCTCTAACCGGTCGACAATATTATTTATGGGGTTTAGAACTTTTAAATTGAAACCATTTGTTAATTCCGAGTTACAAAATCATACAATTGAACTTTTCAAGAAAATCAGTGTTGAACCTATTTATAAAATTGTGTTACACCAACTACCAAATCCGACCTTAGCTCAGTTGGTAGAGCGGAGGACTGTAGTTGTAGCAAGCAGGCATCCTTAGGTCGCTGGTTCGAATCCGGCAGGTCGGAACATTTAtgcattcttttgttttcgtCCAGATATCAATAATTTCATCTTGGTACGTTGGGCCCATTCTTCTGTTCTTCTCCAATAGCATTTTCATTccacttcttttttttcttaaagaaAACTCATACATTTTATAAAGATAAAGGAATATGCTTGAATAACAATTACATATCCCTTCTTAGGGATGAGATTGGTTGTTGGCAGGGTGGATTTATAGTAAACATTGGGACTGGGGAGATCTTGCAAGCTGAGGCTTGGGGCTTGTTTCATGATCTACACCTAGCTCGTAGCTTAAAGATTTTAAGAGTGGAAGTTGAGTCTGATTATTTAGTGCTTATCAATCTTCTTCAACATGATAATATTGATTTGCATCCTCTTGAGACATTGATAATGAACTGCAGAAGCTTGATGTGTGTTTTTGACTTTATTAATGTGAAACATGTCCACATATAGAGGAATATGATAGTTGATATCCTCGCTAAGCATAGTACATCTAACGATAGAGGAATATGTATCTTACATGACCCTCCTACGCTGGTTTCTGATGCTCTGCTGGATGACATTGTTGGTCTTTCTAGAGTTAGGGAGTTTATAGCTTGTAGTTCTGGCTAGTTTCTTCATTGCTTTCTTTTATTTGGGTTAATGGGCCCCAtttgtacaaaaaaaaaacaattacatATCCCTCATTGTCATCTACAAGCAAACAAAATATCCTGAGAAAAGCACAAAAttaagacttttttttttataaaaatggTCATAAACTCCATAATTCAACACTTAGTACAAACATTACACACCCTAGAAAAGCTTAAAAATAATATCTCTCAAAGCACAAAAACTGTAGTCGATCTCCACACACaataatacaaaacaaaaaaacaacatGCAAGTACActtacttttctttttttgtaaatGAGCAACAGGGTAGTCAAGCTAGATCTTATTTTCTAAATTAGAAAACATGAAAAAATATGATACAAAGCGTCAtgacaataaaaaaaacatgttgTGCGCAGTTGTACATCCAATAACCAGACACCGGTGATACACTTAACAGTACATGCAAATAAGAAATTTACCGCGAACTTTAATGCTTTATGAGGAATCCCAATTAAGCATTCACATGAGTTTTCACAAAAATGGTAGAAACAAGCTCAATATCATTTAGTCTAATGGCACAATCTCTAAATTGAGTAAATTCTAAcattaaactctaaacccttAGTAAGTTTAGTATTGTGAGTTCCACTAACGAAAAACTTGTTGTGACACTTTGAGTTGCTTACTTAGTACTTGATAAAACCATAATGGTCGCATCTGAGAATTAGAAACATGAATTGTATTTGTACTTCTTTTTCAATAGCTTGGTTTGGGTGAGTTCTTTAATTTGTATTATTATGATAAAAAAGAAGGCAATCaaactaaattaaaaatatatgaaaaatctTGATATAACGTGTGacatgacaaaaaaaaattgtcatgCACATATAATAAAGCAGAAGGCCACTTGTCGCCAACATGTTGAACCGAACCAAGAAATCATTACatgtaaatattaaataaaagCAACATTTTAATGCTTCTTGAGGATTCATGTTTTAACATTTACTTATTTTTCACAAAAAAAGTAAAGAAATAAGCATAGTGTCATTTAGTTCAGTGACATAGTCTCTAAACACAAGGTTGTGAGTTCGACTCACAAGAAACTTGTTATTGCATTTGACTTATATTTCCTTCAAAGACGGAGttaaatctcacaaataagaGGGCATGTTATGTGGCTAAAACATAGAACGAGGTGCCAATATGTATAATTACCTCAAAATTAAGTGCAACATAGctacttaaaaaaaaacttataatcATTTGACACCATGGCACCCTTTGGCCCTTAAATAGCTCCACCCCTTTACTTGTTACTTAATCAAACCAAACCAGTTACAaatgagaatctgaaaacaaattgtATTTGTACTTGGTTTTGTGAGTTCCTCAAGTTGTATCAATAGGATAAGAAAGAGGGCAGAcactaaattataaaatatgaaaaaaaaaacttgatatAACGTGTCATATGACAATAAAAGAAACCGTCATGAAGAACTGTACATATGGTAACGTAGGCCGACGTGTTACCGACATGTTCAACCGGACAAAAACGGTTACATGCAAATATTAAACAAACGCAAACATTGATGCTTCCGATTCCCATTTTAGCATTTacataatttttcataaaattagtaaaaatgaagaagataaAAACGTGagataaataaattttacataagAGATGGAGACGAGGTCTAAAATCCCAATCCAAATCATTAGGCATAACTATACTATCACAACACATACTACTGGCGGATCTATTTAAGATGCAACCTGGGCTGCGGCCCATACAAAAATTAATCTAGAAGTTTGGATTTTATATGTGCAAAAAAACATGAAGACTAGGTTAGTTGAGTTAGTTAAAGAATTTGACTCCCGATGATCCCCAATTCTTATACttccttttctatttttttctaatattttgtTGCATTTTATCCCATGTTTGTATCTCCTTATGTATTCCTACCTCCGcgtatgcatatatatatatatatatagtgaatttttaaatttagcacactttttagtcaaattttttcatcacaaataatttaatatttaagtatgctatttaagatcatctctgcaaaatttcattcaatttgacaatggtttgagctttcaaaattgagatttacatgaacggtttacgttgaacatatttaatttgttaattgatttaatctaatttcaataccttaacaataattgaattgaatgaaattttgcatagatgattttgaatagcatacctaattATTAAATCACTTGtaatgaaaacatttgactgaaaaatgtgttaaaattgaaattttattcTGTAATTTCATAATAAATGTTCATTCTAGATATAAACATGTGTATAGAATGTATAcataagtaaataaaaaaatttgtacTTCAGTCAAACTAACATAGATGAATATAACCTACCCTATTTCCGGATCCGCTTCTGACACATACCATGATCAATTAATCATTCTGTAAAAACAATTCACAAGCACGCATTTCTGATTTCAATATATCCTTCTTTATTCTTACCATATGGGTAAGTTTCTCAAAATCATTTGGTAATAAATAGTTACAAGAAAGGTAATTCCGTAATAACACCACCTACAAGGGTCACATTTCCAAGTGTACCCCTCCCCCGCAAATATCTatcagctctctctctctctctctcagttaGAAGCACAGAGCCGTATAAAGCTTTTCTCTGCTTCCCAATTCTTCTCAGTGTATGTTTTTTAAAATTCcccaataaaaaaattaggaaAAGAATTGATTTTTAGGgctttgacaaaaaaaaaaaagaggggcgGATCCGCAGAGATAATtaaacctctctctctctcagttgTTGAGTCGCCGATTTTCCGTCAAGTTCGGCCCTCAGTCTCGGATCCAAAATCTCGGGTCGCCTCTGTGGAGCCCCCACCCGGCGAAAGTCGCGCGCttttttgagagagagagagagagagagatatggAGCTGCCTGAGGGGTTTTTGAACGTTGGGATCTGAGGGCCCAGCGGATTAGGGGTTTTGATTTTCCGTtcgattttatttttttggaggGATTTGGAGCGTCTTGGGGTTTGCGCCCCTTTTGGGTTTTTTGGGTTCTTGTCAATTTTGGATTTTGACGAGTGGATTTTGTGGATTTGGGGTTTTTTTTAAGAGTTGGGTTATGCAGGCCGGTGGTGGGCCCGGACGGAATCCGGCGGGGCGGGCGACGTCGACGTCGTCGGCGGCCTCGCCGTCGTCTTCGTCCTCGGCGGTGTCGACGCCTCACTTGGGGTttgagcagcagcagcagcagcaattGGGGTCTAGACAGGTGAGAAGTTTTTGGGGGCAATTGGAATGTGGGTTTTGGgattgggagtgtgtttggaAATgggttggttttggtttttgtgattgttgggGTTTTTTGTTTGGATTAGGAAAACCTAATTGGGAGTGTTCTTTGTGTAAGATGTTGTGGGTTTTGGGTGTTAGTTACTATGGTGTATTAATGGTTGGTTAGATTGTTGAGTAAAGGCTTTGAGGGATTCGAGGTGGCGAGGAGTCAatgtaggcatgtgttaatggGAAGTGATTGTGGAATTGGAAATTTTTTAGCTGCTTTTACTAAGAACTGAACGTTTTGATCTTTGCTGTGTTTAATTCTTGAGAGGTTGATGACAACAATGTGGCGGACCCGCGGCGTCtgcttttggttttgttgttttgttttgtatgaATCCACTTCTGATGTGTGTTTATAAGTTCCAGGCAATCAGTTGTGTTTTTATGTGTTTCAAGTTTCCAGAGTTTTTTGGAGGAGTTTTGGTCTGGTGTGGTTTTCTAGTGTTGGTGTGATTGACTAAACTCAGATAGGCCAGGTCTTGGATTTATGGTCTGGTGTAGTGATATGATTTACATTATCAATCGCAATGTGATCAGGTTCTGTGAGTTTGTTTTAATCCTTTTATTAGTGTGAAAGTTAATATCTTGCAAAGTTTTGTTGCCTGGAATTGTTATGCgaatgtttgtgtgggatatGTTTGCTTGATAATTTTCTGAAGTCATAATGTAGATTTTTTATGAGATGATATTGTGAGCAAGGTTTTTAAGTCTTTTATTGTTCATGCAGCAATTGCAACAGCAATTTTTAAGAAAGTCTGAAGGGAATGAAGCTCTTCTAGCATATCAAGCTGCTGCTTTTCAAGGAGCTATGGCTGGGAACAATTTTGTTTCAGCTCCTGGCTCCTCTCAAATGCCTCAACAACCTAGGACGTTCATGGATATGGCTCAGCAGCAAGGCTCACAGGACGGGCAGAATAGGAGTCAAGGTGTTGACCAGCAAGTGTTAAATCCAGTCCATCAAGCATATCTGCAGTATGCTTTTCAGGCTGCACAGCCGAAGTCTGGTTTGGCAATGCAATCTCAGCAGCAAACTAAAATGGGGATGTTGGGGCCTCCATCTGGAAAGGATCAGGACATGCGCTCGGGAAATTTAAAAATGCAGGAATTCAATTCTATGCAGACAGCAAACCAGGCACAAGCATCATCATCTAAAAACTTGTCATCAAAGAACTCAATGGAGCATTTTGCTCGTGGAGAAAAGCAGATGGACCAAGGACAGCCACCAGCTTCGGACCAAAGGAGTGAATCTAAGCCTTCAGCCCAGCCAGGAACTGGGGGACAATTTTTGCCTGGAAATCTCTTGAGGCCAATGATGGCCCCACAGCAAAACATGCAAAATATGCCAAACAACCAGATGGCATTGGCTGCTCAGTTGCAAGCAATTGCACTTGAGAACAATATTGATCTTTCACAACCTGGAGTGATGGCACAGCTGATTCCAATGTTGCAGTCTAGGATTGTTGCTCAACAAAAGGCAAATGAGGGCAACATGGGTACACAATCATCTTCTGCTCCAGTATCAAAGCAGCAGGTTACTTCTCCTCAAGTTGCAAATGAAATTTCTCCTCGTGCTAACTCATCAAGTGATGTTTCTGGCCAGTCAGGCTCTGCAAAAGCAAAGCAGCCAGTTTCACCTAGCCCGTTTGGCTCAGGTTCAAGTAGTGCGATGTTTAACAATAGTAACAACATTCCTATGCAGCAGTTCACTGTTCATGGTAGAGAAAACCAGATACCTCCAAGGCAGTTGGTTCCTTTTGGTAATGGAATGGTTCCTACCAATCCCACACACCCATCTACAAACACAAGCCAAGGTGTCGATCAATCTCTCCATGTGAAAAATTTACCCAACAATCCAGAATCATCTCAGATGCAATACCCTAGGCAGTTGAATCGTTCTTCTCCACAAGCTGTGGTTCCTAATGATGGGGGTTCGAGCAATCACAATGTTCAGTCACAAGGTGGACCGGCTCCTCAGGTGCCACAACAAGGCCCTGGATTCACCAAACAGCAGCTGCATGTTCTCAAAGCACAAATACTAGCATTTAGGCGACTCAAGGTACACACATCTCTGTTCCCCTCCTATTCTCTAATTGCCTCTTACTCATCTTTTAGACCTACCTATTATTCtagttttagttttgtttctttgtaaACGTGTGGATCTTTATTGGAGCATGATGCGTACTCTCACTTTGTATTGCTTGATAGAAAGGTGAAGGTACACTCCCTCAAGAACTTCTTCGGGCTATTGCTCCACCGCCTCTAGAGCAACAGCTGCAGCAACAAATTCTTCCTGGAGGAAGTATTCAGGACAAATCTTCTGGGAAAGTTGTAGAAGAACATGCTCTGGAGTCCCATGAGAGAGATTCACATTCGCAGGCTGTGGCCTCAGTGAATGGACATAACATTTCAAAAGAGGAAGCTCTTACAGGAGATGAGAAAGCTTCTGTATCAACAGTTCATGTGCATGGAATGCCTGCTGTGATGAAGGAACCTACTCCTGTTGTGTCTTTGGGAAAAGAGCATTCTACTGTAGCTCCAATTAAGTCAGATCATGAAGTTGAACGTGGTAGTCAAAAAGATTCTGTCAGAAGTGATTTTTCTGGTGATAGGGGAAAGTCTGTTGCACCACAAGTTGCTGTATCTGATGCCATGCAACTTAAAAAGCCGGCACAAGCAAGCCCCGCAGCCCAGCCAAAAGATGCGGGCTCTGTCAGAAAGTATCATGGACCGCTGTTTGATTTCCCCTTTTTCACTAGGAAACATGACTCCTTTGGTTCAGCGATGATGGTAAACAACAACAGTAATATTAATAACAATCTAACATTGGCATATAATGTCAAAGACCTTCTTTTTGAGGAAGGTGCAGAAGTCCTAAACAAGAAGAggacagaaaatataaaaaagattGCTGGTCTATTGGCAATAAACTTAGATAGGAAAAGGATTAGGCCAGATCTTGTCTTGCGATTGcaaattgaagagaaaaaGCTTCGACTTGTGGATTTTCAGGCACGCTTGAGAGATGAAATTGATCAACAGCAGCAAGAGATAATGGCAATGCCAGACAGGCCTTATCGGAAGTTTGTTCGTCTTTGTGAACGGCAGCGGATGGAGCTAGCCAGGCAAGTGCAGGCCACTCAGAAAGCTATGAGAGAGAAGCAACTGAAATCTATTTTCCAGTGGCGTAAGAGGCTTCTTGAAGCCCACTGGTCCATTCGTGATGCAAGAACTGCACGCAACAGAGGAGTTGCCAAATATCATGAGAAAATGTTGAGAGAGTTTTCAAAAAGAAAGGATGATGATAGAAGCAGAAGGATGGAAGCATTGAAGAATAATGATGTTGAAAGGTACAGGGAGATGTTGCTAGAACAGCAGACTAGTATTACAGGGGACGCAGCAGAGAGATATGCTGTTCTTTCCTCATTTCTTAGTCAGACAGAGGAATATCTTCATAAGCTTGGGGGTAAAATAACAGCTGCTAAAAATCAGCAGGAAGTGGAAGAGGCAGCAAATGCTGCAGCAGCTGCTGCACGTATGCAGGTATCTTTGCTCTCGTCTAGCACAGCCTTTTTCTATGTTTTgtttaatattttaaaattttggttGCCCTTTTCCTTTGTTCTTATACAAATCTCTTTCACATATGGGATCCAAATTTACATTTTCTTGTTATACAAGATGCACACTCTCCTTTGCCGTATTACTTAACTGTATTGCAATATTTTTTTACAAACAGGGTCTGTCCGAGGAAGAAGTTAGAGTGGCAGCTGCATGTGCTGGAGAGGAAGTATTGATTAGAAATCGGTTTATAGAAATGAATGCACCTAGAGACAGTTCATCTGTGAACAAGTAAATTGATTTATTTCTTTGCAAAACTCCTTGTGTTGcttaaatgaaagcacttCTGTGTATAGATGTACTGTATTGAAATGTCCATTACTATCATTAActtatttctc
This genomic interval carries:
- the LOC126803073 gene encoding uncharacterized protein LOC126803073 gives rise to the protein MAFISYTTQGFILLLAAASLLAVSEAKTIVVGGSEGWRFGFNYTEWVLQNSPFYINDELVFKYDPPSEKNSGYSVYLLPNLYSYISCDFSKAKILAGPNQGAGKGFKVELNQWRPYYFASGDKDGYNCKDGLMKLFAVPLPHWNN